A stretch of Coccidioides posadasii str. Silveira chromosome 2, complete sequence DNA encodes these proteins:
- a CDS encoding uncharacterized protein (EggNog:ENOG410PSSX), with the protein MSHLAAANAAQPENQIRSLPLGEPLIHAVSRLLDSSGVPNVLWGNYLLTVYGIPSLSNVCDGWPAATSRGNRGTDILQDASFAVPDDMIPRARKVLNSTAGLVSCTDQNCIVVTVRSRPPPINHFHLDTEDTHIYLYPLSEVLPNIPSIPDAGDKIISASDLGCLPEPIIGYGKGAFAPEYSSVRVPSISCFLEACLVNYARLARGIEDNLGCCHDLHYMSWASYLIQYVHPRGYLNLDSLQPVFRDFIVNGFLENSTAAFVAAREKLIASV; encoded by the coding sequence ATGTCACATTTAGCAGCAGCCAACGCTGCACAGCCTGAAAACCAAATCCGCTCTCTCCCACTTGGCGAGCCCTTGATCCATGCTGTTTCGCGTCTCCTGGATTCCAGCGGAGTCCCAAACGTTCTATGGGGAAACTACCTTCTCACTGTCTATGGAATCCCGTCGCTGAGCAATGTATGTGATGGGTGGCCTGCCGCAACTTCGCGGGGGAATCGTGGGACTGACATTCTGCAGGATGCTTCATTTGCAGTACCCGACGACATGATACCCCGAGCGCGAAAGGTCCTCAACAGCACTGCTGGCTTAGTCTCCTGCACGGACCAGAACTGTATCGTTGTTACAGTTCGATCTCGTCCCCCTCCTATCAACCATTTCCACTTGGACACAGAAGACACGCATATCTATCTATACCCGCTGTCCGAAGTGCTCCCAAACATTCCCAGTATCCCAGATGCCGGCGACAAAATCATCTCCGCGTCTGACCTTGGTTGCCTTCCTGAGCCAATAATAGGCTACGGCAAGGGTGCGTTTGCTCCAGAGTACAGCTCCGTGCGTGTGCCTTCAATTTCCTGCTTCCTGGAAGCCTGCCTCGTCAACTACGCACGCCTTGCTCGAGGTATTGAGGACAATCTAGGATGCTGCCATGACCTCCACTACATGAGCTGGGCATCGTATCTCATACAATACGTCCATCCACGCGGGTACCTCAACCTTGACTCACTTCAGCCGGTGTTCAGAGACTTTATAGTTAATGGTTTTTTGGAAAATAGTACTGCTGCATTTGTGGCAGCAAGGGAGAAACTCATTGCTTCTGTCTGA
- a CDS encoding uncharacterized protein (EggNog:ENOG410PZVI), whose translation MDRKDYLLHSEILATTAIFYEQMNKLDWVHSKNKYLPTLTYQDGLSTATMVTFLNGKVRVVQASCDPSQEYPKLNIALRAVHDLKMSCYNKAVFHEIVKWILCPPYPPRELPLRISRKA comes from the exons ATGGATCGCAAGGattatcttcttcatagcGAAATCTTGGCGACTACCGCGATTTTTTACGAACAGATGAACAAGTTGGACTGGGTTCACTCAAAGAACAAATACTTGCCGACGTTGACATATCAGGATGGGCTATCAACA GCTACCATGGTGACCTTCCTTAACGGAAAAGTACGCGTGGTCCAGGCATCTTGCGATCCATCCCAAGAATACCCCAAGCTCAACATTGCCCTGAGAGCTGTCCACGATCTCAAGATGTCCTGTTACAACAAAGCTGTATTCCACGAAATCGTCAAGTGGATTCTTTGCCCACCATATCCGCCCCGCGAGCTACCTTTGAGAATTAGTAGGAAGGCATAA